One window from the genome of Leptospira hartskeerlii encodes:
- a CDS encoding RecQ family ATP-dependent DNA helicase, translated as MSNLQELKKKFGISEFRSSQEKIIRDVLEGKNCLVIMPTGMGKSLCYQLPALALEELTVVISPLIALMQDQVDKLKSLGVDAEFVNSSLSKEERNLRYENLKDGKYKILYVSPERFRKSSFLEIFKTRKVSLLVVDEAHCISQWGHDFRPDYTKISEFRKILKYPRIIALTATATKEIQKDMIKQIGLSESDIQIYNEGISRPNLYLEVRTFVDSSSKAKELISYLKNLKGNTIVYFNLIKNIESFSELLDIEKIRYRVYHGLLPSDKRRKIQNEFLNSKDTLLLATNAFGMGVDKANIRTIIHAELPSSLESYYQEIGRAGRDGNPSDCLLFYNQDDLSVLMDFIEWQNPDENFMTRVYRVLKSVGEKLSSLDYEELQSMVVHKNRGDHRLQTVLNLFERHGVTSGDLERKSLVLRGKLPEVLTDPKVLEDRKKASLNRLYQMLMYLKSEKCRREFLYEYFGATFHTCENCDICSKI; from the coding sequence ATGTCCAATTTACAAGAATTAAAAAAGAAGTTCGGAATCTCCGAATTCAGATCCTCTCAAGAAAAAATTATCAGAGATGTTTTAGAAGGCAAAAACTGCTTAGTGATCATGCCGACAGGGATGGGCAAGTCTCTATGCTACCAATTGCCTGCATTAGCATTGGAAGAATTGACAGTCGTTATTTCTCCGTTGATCGCTCTCATGCAGGACCAAGTGGACAAGTTAAAGTCTTTGGGAGTAGATGCAGAATTTGTAAACTCATCTCTTTCAAAGGAAGAACGTAATCTTCGTTATGAGAATTTAAAGGATGGAAAATACAAAATCCTTTATGTTTCCCCGGAGAGATTTCGTAAGTCGTCCTTTTTGGAAATATTTAAGACCAGAAAAGTTTCTTTATTGGTTGTGGATGAGGCTCATTGTATCAGCCAGTGGGGGCATGATTTTAGACCGGACTATACTAAAATTTCAGAATTCAGAAAGATCTTAAAATATCCTAGGATCATTGCTTTGACTGCTACCGCTACAAAGGAAATCCAAAAGGATATGATCAAGCAGATCGGATTATCCGAATCGGATATTCAGATCTATAATGAAGGGATCTCAAGGCCGAATCTTTATTTGGAAGTTAGGACTTTCGTGGATTCTTCTTCTAAAGCAAAAGAATTGATCTCTTATCTAAAAAATTTAAAAGGAAATACGATCGTTTACTTTAATCTGATCAAAAATATCGAAAGTTTCTCGGAACTTTTAGATATAGAGAAGATCCGCTATCGTGTGTATCACGGACTATTACCTTCCGATAAAAGAAGGAAAATACAAAACGAATTTTTAAATTCAAAAGATACCTTACTTTTAGCTACGAATGCATTCGGGATGGGAGTAGATAAGGCGAATATTCGGACAATCATTCATGCAGAACTACCTTCTTCTTTGGAATCTTATTATCAGGAAATAGGGAGAGCGGGACGGGATGGAAATCCTTCCGATTGCCTTTTGTTTTATAACCAGGATGATCTGTCTGTTCTTATGGATTTTATTGAATGGCAGAATCCAGATGAAAATTTTATGACCAGAGTGTATCGAGTTTTAAAGTCTGTAGGCGAAAAACTATCTTCTTTAGATTATGAAGAACTACAATCTATGGTTGTGCATAAAAATCGAGGAGATCATCGTTTGCAAACAGTGCTGAATCTTTTCGAAAGGCATGGAGTTACTTCCGGAGATTTGGAAAGAAAGTCTCTTGTTTTGCGTGGAAAATTGCCTGAAGTTTTGACGGACCCGAAAGTTTTGGAGGACCGAAAGAAAGCGAGTTTGAATCGATTGTATCAGATGCTTATGTATTTGAAGTCTGAGAAATGTAGAAGGGAATTTCTATATGAATATTTCGGTGCCACCTTTCATACTTGCGAAAATTGTGATATTTGCTCTAAGATTTAG
- a CDS encoding DUF2834 domain-containing protein, whose translation MTLSTFRNLLIVLGSVFTAGFLYLVLPPLLQNFDVIGAFLGGFVNPFSSAYALDIIFTWLVLAAWIIYDSKTKGIKNGWIALLLGVVPGVAVGAAYYIYLREKQGRN comes from the coding sequence ATGACCCTTTCAACATTTAGAAATCTTCTGATCGTCTTAGGCTCTGTGTTTACCGCAGGCTTTCTATATTTAGTGCTTCCACCTTTATTGCAAAACTTCGATGTGATCGGTGCTTTTTTAGGAGGATTCGTTAATCCATTCTCCAGCGCTTATGCATTGGATATTATTTTTACATGGCTTGTCCTCGCTGCTTGGATCATATATGATTCAAAAACAAAAGGTATTAAAAATGGATGGATCGCGCTTCTACTTGGTGTGGTTCCCGGTGTAGCAGTAGGAGCTGCCTACTATATTTATCTAAGAGAGAAACAAGGTCGAAATTAA
- a CDS encoding c-type cytochrome — protein MYDPHTFRDRSKSRILFGICISFFFLIFGTVSLIFGDDWDRSNEDKWNTAFMETVARGEKLFHGPELGGNTVQCAMCHPNATNTHPETYPKFQKQIGKVSTLREMINWCIQNPLQGKPLAYDDPKMIALEAYIMYERRNSILVPGKH, from the coding sequence ATGTACGATCCGCACACATTTAGAGATAGATCTAAATCAAGAATTTTATTCGGTATTTGTATTTCCTTTTTCTTTCTAATTTTCGGGACAGTATCTTTGATCTTCGGTGACGACTGGGATAGATCCAATGAAGACAAATGGAATACTGCGTTTATGGAAACGGTGGCTCGGGGAGAAAAACTTTTTCATGGGCCTGAATTAGGGGGTAACACGGTCCAATGTGCTATGTGTCATCCGAATGCAACCAATACTCATCCGGAAACTTATCCTAAATTCCAAAAACAGATCGGGAAGGTGTCCACATTGAGAGAGATGATTAATTGGTGTATCCAAAATCCTCTGCAAGGAAAACCATTAGCTTATGACGATCCAAAGATGATTGCGTTGGAAGCATATATTATGTATGAGAGGAGGAACTCGATTCTAGTTCCCGGAAAACATTAG
- a CDS encoding NAD-dependent epimerase/dehydratase family protein produces the protein MNLFITGASGFVGGAIARHLKEKHKVKVLSRSPKTDSALTQQGFEIVSGSLESITPQDLAGIDIVIHCAAFVGPWGSYQDFWKGNVEGTTRLLEASQKAGVKRFIHMGTEAALFYGQDMVQIDETYPYPKKTPYYYSRTKGEAERRVVASNRPGFETIVLRPRFVWGPGDTSVLPVLKKMVSEGKFMWLDGGRAKTTMTCIPNLVYATELALTKGTPGQIYFITDDEEKTVKTFLTEMMQTQGITLPQATIPSSLAGFLAMIVEGIWRILGIRKEPPMMRFPVDIMGKECTIRIDKAKKELEYKPVITVAQGLQLMKG, from the coding sequence ATGAATCTATTCATCACCGGAGCTTCCGGCTTTGTAGGCGGAGCAATCGCACGTCATTTGAAAGAAAAACATAAGGTAAAAGTATTGTCCAGATCTCCAAAGACGGACTCCGCTTTAACTCAGCAAGGTTTTGAAATAGTAAGTGGGAGTTTAGAATCAATCACTCCGCAAGATCTCGCAGGAATTGATATTGTAATTCATTGTGCAGCATTCGTCGGTCCGTGGGGAAGTTACCAAGATTTTTGGAAAGGAAATGTAGAAGGAACGACTCGATTATTGGAAGCCTCTCAAAAAGCGGGAGTCAAAAGATTTATACATATGGGAACGGAGGCAGCTCTCTTTTATGGACAGGACATGGTCCAGATAGACGAGACCTATCCTTATCCTAAAAAAACTCCTTACTATTATAGTCGTACTAAAGGAGAAGCAGAAAGAAGAGTAGTTGCCTCAAATCGTCCCGGTTTCGAGACAATTGTTCTAAGGCCTCGATTTGTTTGGGGGCCTGGAGATACGTCCGTTCTTCCTGTCCTCAAAAAGATGGTGTCCGAAGGAAAGTTCATGTGGTTAGACGGAGGAAGAGCTAAAACTACTATGACCTGCATTCCGAATTTAGTCTATGCAACTGAGCTTGCTTTAACTAAAGGTACACCGGGCCAAATATATTTCATCACAGACGATGAAGAAAAAACGGTAAAAACGTTCCTAACGGAGATGATGCAAACCCAAGGAATTACACTGCCTCAAGCTACAATACCTTCTTCTCTTGCTGGATTTTTGGCAATGATAGTAGAAGGGATCTGGAGAATATTAGGAATTCGTAAAGAACCTCCGATGATGAGATTCCCTGTGGATATTATGGGGAAGGAATGTACAATCCGAATAGACAAGGCCAAAAAAGAGTTAGAATATAAACCTGTGATTACTGTAGCGCAAGGTTTACAATTAATGAAAGGTTAA
- a CDS encoding sensor histidine kinase, translating to MRSSVFHLLFLLAFMGCSGTTEVYSPHAKDGILDLRDWDRDRFATVALDGDWEFANSVLTPETFTKDGFISVPGAWNSFTKNGKQHEGEGLGTYKLTVLLDKPVKDLAFQIGDVSTAFKLFLNGKLLIENGKVGNSREGMLPSYKHPIVLIDEESKELKLILQISNFYHITGGLRKSIKLGNTLAVFEEKKRQVALGWVVFGATFFMGLYHLILFLMRRVDKSALWFGLFCIDLSIRGFFTGSVFIYEVTPDSFWVYIHKLDILTFVLALPLFSVFLKAVFPDEKFHYYFNNIFISVSFAFFVIVLALPSTEYMNYIRIFQGFVGLSIVYFFIMISLCIFRRREGAILFAIGSLILFLTTLNDILNQSLIIKAEYLASWGLLAFLFSQTVMLSVRFSNAFVRLEELQKSLEQKVTERTKQLAEAKHIAEEANSLKDTFLSLVTHDLRSPITTVIGILHLIRNDYEQLDDESLLEWVDRAEYTSSQSLEMIATLLDLNRLKSGSFPLDNSLIYVYPEVEGVLAKLLPQAEAKKVRILNEIPDDVKLNVDRTLFSEIFINLVSNSIKFCRENDSIRIGFSNEKNDPEFFVEDTGIGMPKDMIPNLFLTEVKSTRLGTKNESGTGLGLPLVYSIIKAYNGKISVESEEKKGSKFTFSIPRV from the coding sequence ATGAGGTCATCTGTCTTTCATTTACTATTTCTTTTGGCATTCATGGGGTGTTCGGGGACAACCGAAGTGTATTCTCCGCATGCAAAAGACGGAATTTTAGATCTAAGAGATTGGGATAGAGATCGTTTTGCTACTGTTGCCTTAGATGGAGATTGGGAATTTGCAAATTCGGTCTTAACTCCGGAAACATTCACAAAAGATGGATTCATTTCCGTTCCTGGAGCCTGGAACTCATTTACAAAAAACGGCAAACAACATGAGGGAGAAGGTCTCGGAACTTACAAACTCACAGTCCTATTGGACAAACCTGTAAAAGATCTGGCTTTTCAGATCGGAGATGTTTCCACAGCATTTAAACTATTCCTGAACGGAAAATTGCTGATCGAGAACGGCAAAGTAGGAAATTCCAGAGAGGGAATGCTCCCTTCTTACAAACATCCTATCGTTCTAATAGACGAAGAATCTAAGGAACTAAAACTTATCTTACAAATATCAAATTTTTATCATATAACCGGCGGGCTCCGTAAATCCATTAAATTAGGAAACACATTAGCAGTCTTCGAAGAAAAAAAAAGACAGGTTGCTCTTGGATGGGTGGTCTTCGGAGCCACTTTTTTCATGGGCCTTTATCATTTGATCTTGTTTTTGATGAGACGAGTGGATAAATCCGCACTTTGGTTCGGATTATTCTGCATTGATCTTAGTATCAGAGGGTTTTTTACAGGATCGGTATTCATCTATGAGGTCACACCGGATTCTTTTTGGGTGTACATCCATAAGTTGGATATTTTGACTTTTGTTTTAGCACTGCCCTTATTTTCAGTTTTTTTAAAAGCGGTATTTCCCGATGAAAAATTCCATTATTATTTTAATAATATATTCATAAGCGTTAGTTTCGCATTCTTCGTCATAGTTCTTGCTCTTCCTTCAACCGAATACATGAACTATATAAGGATATTCCAAGGTTTTGTAGGCCTCAGCATAGTTTATTTCTTTATAATGATTTCTCTTTGCATTTTCAGAAGGAGAGAAGGTGCCATTCTATTTGCAATCGGCTCTTTAATACTGTTCTTAACTACTTTAAACGATATTTTAAACCAAAGTTTGATCATAAAAGCTGAATATTTAGCAAGTTGGGGACTTCTTGCGTTCTTATTTTCCCAAACAGTGATGCTTTCAGTCAGATTTTCTAATGCGTTCGTAAGATTAGAAGAACTCCAAAAATCCTTGGAGCAAAAAGTCACAGAAAGAACGAAACAATTAGCGGAAGCGAAACATATTGCAGAAGAAGCAAATTCACTCAAAGACACATTCTTATCTTTAGTAACTCACGATTTAAGATCCCCTATCACAACAGTAATCGGTATCTTACATTTGATCCGAAACGATTACGAGCAATTGGACGATGAATCCTTATTGGAATGGGTGGATAGAGCGGAGTATACTTCTTCCCAATCCTTAGAGATGATCGCAACACTCTTGGATCTAAACAGACTTAAATCCGGTTCTTTCCCTTTGGACAACAGTTTGATCTATGTGTATCCGGAAGTAGAAGGTGTGCTTGCCAAACTTCTTCCCCAAGCGGAAGCGAAGAAGGTCAGGATCCTAAATGAGATCCCCGATGATGTTAAGTTAAACGTGGATAGGACTTTATTTTCCGAAATATTTATTAACTTAGTTTCCAATTCCATAAAGTTCTGCAGAGAGAATGACTCTATTCGTATAGGATTTTCCAACGAGAAGAATGATCCGGAATTTTTCGTAGAAGATACCGGGATCGGAATGCCCAAAGATATGATCCCGAATTTATTTTTAACCGAGGTCAAATCCACTCGTTTGGGGACCAAAAACGAATCCGGAACCGGCTTAGGTTTACCTTTAGTTTATAGCATTATAAAAGCTTATAACGGAAAAATTTCAGTAGAATCGGAAGAGAAAAAAGGAAGTAAATTTACGTTTTCAATCCCGAGAGTCTAA
- a CDS encoding ArsR/SmtB family transcription factor — protein sequence MSKQPTHPNLDQIELNSIFEAVSDPIRRKILLDLSEKGESNCSTFLVYAPKTNLSYHMGKLREAGMIFTRYEGTQRFSIIRKDDLEKKFPGLLDTILKSAKIEGDK from the coding sequence ATGTCTAAACAGCCAACTCATCCCAATTTAGATCAGATTGAATTGAACTCCATATTCGAGGCAGTAAGCGATCCGATCCGTAGGAAGATACTATTGGACCTTTCAGAAAAAGGAGAATCCAATTGTTCCACCTTTCTAGTTTACGCCCCGAAAACAAATCTGTCGTACCATATGGGGAAATTAAGGGAGGCGGGAATGATTTTCACAAGATATGAAGGAACTCAGAGATTTTCCATCATTCGTAAGGATGACCTGGAAAAAAAATTTCCAGGCCTACTTGATACGATCTTAAAAAGCGCAAAGATAGAAGGCGACAAGTGA
- a CDS encoding ABC transporter ATP-binding protein produces the protein MNSNNSPIVSIQNLSKSYSNGFQALKNINLDIEKGEIIALLGPNGAGKTTLISIICGIVNPSSGSVSVGGYDIIKDYRKTRSMIGLVPQELTVHAFESVLTTTNFSRGLFGKSPNKEYIDELLKSLSLLEKRDQMIMTLSGGMKRRVLIAKALSHEPLVLFLDEPTAGVDVELRKDMWNVVRALRDKGVTIILTTHYIEEAEEIADRVGIMNKGELVLVEKKTELMHKLGKKQILLDLVSPLQSLPNNFNGYELELKNEGKQLLYTYDGQEKQTGIASFLEQLKKSGIEFRDLNTTQSSLEEIFVQLVKESK, from the coding sequence ATGAACTCCAACAACTCTCCCATTGTTTCCATCCAGAACCTCTCCAAATCCTATTCCAACGGATTCCAAGCCTTAAAAAACATAAACTTGGATATCGAAAAAGGAGAGATCATTGCCCTCTTAGGTCCTAATGGTGCAGGAAAAACCACTCTGATCTCCATCATCTGCGGGATAGTCAATCCAAGTTCCGGATCTGTTTCCGTAGGCGGTTACGATATTATAAAAGATTATCGAAAGACCAGATCGATGATCGGTCTTGTTCCCCAAGAACTCACAGTTCATGCGTTCGAATCCGTTTTAACGACTACCAATTTCAGTAGAGGTCTGTTCGGAAAATCACCTAACAAAGAATATATCGATGAACTTCTAAAATCTCTTTCTCTTCTGGAGAAAAGAGATCAAATGATAATGACCTTGTCCGGCGGAATGAAAAGAAGGGTTCTGATCGCAAAAGCATTATCTCATGAACCACTCGTTCTATTTTTAGATGAGCCTACTGCAGGCGTGGATGTAGAACTCAGAAAAGATATGTGGAATGTAGTGAGGGCACTTAGGGACAAGGGAGTTACCATAATTCTTACAACGCATTACATTGAAGAGGCGGAAGAGATCGCAGACAGAGTCGGCATCATGAACAAAGGAGAGTTGGTCCTTGTAGAAAAGAAAACCGAACTCATGCATAAGCTCGGGAAAAAACAGATCTTACTAGATCTTGTTTCCCCTCTCCAAAGTCTACCTAACAATTTTAACGGCTACGAACTGGAACTAAAGAATGAAGGAAAACAATTATTGTACACCTATGACGGCCAGGAAAAACAAACAGGGATCGCAAGCTTCTTAGAACAATTGAAAAAATCCGGAATAGAATTCAGAGACCTGAATACAACCCAAAGCAGTTTGGAAGAAATTTTCGTACAATTAGTGAAGGAATCCAAATGA
- a CDS encoding LA_2444/LA_4059 family outer membrane protein — MDRIQKYYVFILLNLFLISNLQSSEEISKNGASEKKKQKFELLLKRQTYSYIPYNFTSYSEKTDPYESIETNHLQQNQKVLVPAVFSYENYEKNYRAEISYYEVELVNPNSNVIRSNSNGLSAERFYYSPLARSEFEANFYKIVSPLQNWNLYLGGGLRNINKYTYGKYMLDGAFQEYFYTYGPQVSIQSSYQFTENFSANISLDLFYTEGTRFFRTPIISTDTLVFTNGSAGTKGIFRGYESEISLQYRFHENMKFHLGYNQIYSYFSYLHFDQLNLTYNISSPSLTYITNGSRSGNYEILRGFFVGFSVFF, encoded by the coding sequence ATGGATCGTATTCAAAAATATTATGTTTTTATTTTATTAAATCTATTCCTAATTTCGAATTTGCAATCTTCGGAGGAAATTTCTAAAAACGGAGCTTCTGAAAAGAAAAAACAAAAATTCGAATTATTATTAAAGAGGCAAACTTATAGTTATATCCCTTATAATTTTACTTCTTACTCCGAAAAAACGGATCCATATGAATCCATAGAAACAAACCATTTGCAACAAAATCAAAAAGTATTGGTTCCGGCAGTTTTCAGTTACGAAAATTATGAAAAGAATTATAGAGCTGAGATCTCCTATTACGAAGTAGAGTTGGTGAATCCGAATTCAAATGTGATCCGATCCAATTCGAATGGTTTATCTGCAGAGAGATTTTATTATTCTCCATTAGCAAGATCGGAGTTTGAAGCGAATTTTTATAAGATCGTTTCCCCTCTTCAAAATTGGAATTTATATTTAGGAGGAGGACTTCGTAATATCAATAAGTACACCTACGGAAAATACATGTTAGATGGCGCCTTTCAGGAATATTTTTATACATACGGCCCTCAGGTTTCTATCCAATCCTCCTATCAATTTACTGAGAATTTTTCTGCGAATATAAGTTTAGATCTATTTTATACGGAAGGAACCAGATTTTTCAGAACTCCGATAATTTCTACCGATACGTTGGTCTTTACGAATGGAAGCGCTGGAACAAAAGGAATTTTCAGAGGTTATGAATCAGAAATTTCTCTCCAATATAGATTTCATGAGAATATGAAATTTCATTTGGGATATAACCAAATTTATTCTTACTTCAGTTATTTGCACTTCGATCAATTGAATTTAACTTATAATATTTCTTCACCCTCATTGACATATATCACGAATGGATCTAGATCAGGGAACTATGAGATCTTAAGAGGATTCTTCGTAGGATTTTCAGTCTTTTTTTAA
- a CDS encoding metallophosphoesterase family protein: MEEGKLSRRDFLRGTGGLLAASIVPMSLIEIACGGRGKGTHEKFTFAFISDPHLTHIKGTNFVRNFDSGLNKAIETVNLMFPRPDFAVFGGDLAQLGKREELDHGMELLSKLKVPIKFVIGEHDYYLDLGNYWQDKISKLNYSFDHKGVHFVVLNSILTYDTWIKRWKTPEERMNEMARLDNPNGSPFMVGDDQITWLKKDLENIKSGTPLVVLSHSPLYKIYKPWNFWTDDAEKIQSVLDRFDNVTVFHGHVHQVLYNQIKNISFYALMSTAWPWPYPESYTQSPHYIPKMTVFMNRQDPFHERDGTGWAFVNMDNAREEMHYKLWENKDRIVKYDESAGHPVDSIYQKPESRILPQTHY, from the coding sequence ATGGAAGAGGGGAAACTGAGCAGGAGGGACTTTTTGCGTGGAACAGGAGGTCTACTAGCCGCGAGTATTGTTCCGATGAGTCTAATCGAAATTGCCTGCGGAGGAAGAGGTAAGGGCACTCATGAAAAATTTACCTTCGCGTTTATCTCAGATCCTCACCTAACACATATTAAAGGAACAAATTTTGTTAGGAATTTTGACAGTGGTCTGAATAAGGCGATTGAAACGGTGAATCTGATGTTCCCAAGGCCTGACTTTGCGGTATTCGGAGGAGATCTTGCCCAGTTAGGAAAAAGGGAAGAATTGGATCATGGTATGGAGCTTCTATCCAAGCTTAAAGTGCCGATTAAATTTGTTATCGGAGAACATGATTATTATTTGGATCTGGGAAATTATTGGCAGGATAAGATAAGCAAACTCAATTATTCATTCGATCATAAGGGAGTTCATTTCGTAGTTCTGAATAGCATTTTGACTTATGATACTTGGATCAAACGTTGGAAAACTCCGGAAGAAAGGATGAACGAGATGGCTCGTTTGGATAATCCGAATGGTTCTCCTTTTATGGTGGGTGATGATCAGATTACCTGGCTGAAAAAAGATTTGGAGAATATTAAAAGCGGAACTCCATTAGTAGTTCTTTCTCATTCTCCATTATATAAAATTTATAAACCTTGGAATTTCTGGACGGATGACGCGGAAAAAATCCAATCCGTTCTGGATAGATTCGATAATGTCACGGTTTTCCACGGGCATGTACATCAAGTTTTGTATAACCAGATCAAGAATATCAGTTTTTATGCATTGATGTCCACTGCTTGGCCTTGGCCTTATCCGGAAAGTTATACTCAGTCACCACATTATATCCCTAAGATGACTGTTTTTATGAACCGTCAGGATCCATTTCATGAGAGGGATGGAACGGGTTGGGCGTTCGTGAACATGGATAATGCAAGAGAGGAAATGCATTATAAACTTTGGGAAAATAAGGATCGGATCGTAAAATACGACGAATCCGCTGGGCATCCTGTGGATTCAATTTACCAAAAGCCTGAATCTAGAATTCTTCCTCAAACTCACTATTAG
- a CDS encoding cytochrome-c peroxidase — protein sequence MKDITFSRFDSKFLGYMFIIFVFYCIGCDSQKKKDTDLTELTYIPSGILGLPDLPVPKNNPQSNDKVSLGAKLYSDKRFSSDGTVSCATCHKPEQAFVDKLKVSKGIKNLTGTRNAPTVLNAAYYKTQFWDGRRSDLEGQSKDPLLNPVEHGLSSHDDLIKIVKADQDYTSRFKTVFGIDSDSIRIDHVAMAIASFERTIISGDSPFDRYRFGKEEKALSASAIRGLNLYMGKARCQDCHTISETYAIFIDDKFHNLGVGFKRIQPKLEEILQKKAESKNSPTSDEEILTNIESSELGRFSVTGISEDLGAFKTPGLRNIALTSPYMHDGSLTSLEQVIDLYDRGGEANPFLSSGIRPLGLSGQEKADLVSFLKSLTSPVLPSMPK from the coding sequence ATGAAAGATATTACGTTTTCACGATTCGATTCCAAGTTTTTAGGATATATGTTTATTATATTCGTTTTTTATTGTATAGGTTGTGATTCTCAAAAGAAAAAGGATACAGACTTAACGGAACTTACCTACATTCCGAGCGGAATTTTGGGATTACCTGACTTGCCAGTTCCTAAAAATAACCCTCAATCTAACGACAAAGTATCGTTAGGTGCTAAATTGTATTCTGACAAGCGCTTTAGTTCTGATGGAACCGTTTCTTGCGCCACATGCCATAAACCTGAACAAGCTTTTGTAGATAAACTGAAGGTTTCTAAGGGTATTAAAAATCTCACCGGTACTAGAAATGCACCTACGGTATTAAATGCAGCCTATTATAAGACACAGTTTTGGGATGGAAGAAGAAGCGATCTGGAAGGTCAGTCAAAAGATCCTCTTTTGAACCCTGTGGAGCATGGTCTCTCCAGTCATGATGATCTAATAAAGATCGTAAAAGCGGATCAAGACTATACTTCAAGGTTTAAGACGGTGTTCGGTATAGATTCTGATTCGATCAGAATAGATCATGTTGCCATGGCCATCGCATCTTTTGAAAGAACAATCATATCAGGTGATTCTCCTTTTGATCGGTATAGATTCGGAAAAGAAGAGAAGGCTCTATCTGCGTCTGCGATCCGGGGATTGAATCTATATATGGGTAAGGCGAGATGTCAAGATTGTCATACAATAAGCGAAACATATGCTATTTTTATAGATGATAAATTTCATAATCTGGGAGTAGGTTTTAAAAGAATACAACCTAAGTTAGAAGAGATCCTTCAGAAAAAAGCAGAATCTAAAAACAGTCCTACTTCAGACGAAGAAATACTTACGAATATAGAATCTTCCGAACTGGGTAGATTTTCAGTCACAGGGATCAGCGAGGACCTGGGAGCATTTAAAACCCCAGGGCTTAGAAATATCGCATTAACTTCTCCTTATATGCATGACGGGAGTTTAACAAGCCTTGAACAAGTCATCGATCTATATGATAGAGGTGGAGAAGCGAATCCTTTCTTAAGCAGCGGTATCCGTCCCTTAGGACTGAGTGGTCAAGAGAAAGCGGACCTAGTGTCTTTTTTAAAATCCTTAACGAGTCCGGTTTTGCCTAGCATGCCGAAATGA